Proteins from one Microbacterium hatanonis genomic window:
- a CDS encoding ABC transporter substrate-binding protein: MQQSNIQRGVRPRFVAVGALIGASSLILAGCAGGGGDGEASGSTLTVQVQSVQQPAFEYAAGIFEEENPGVTVEFQTVTEQQKATTNSQIMASSNAPDIGLVPVNAQPYFDLVKADALEPLDDLWADADLEARYGDVIANSLKWDGTPYLALFDTTFYNVVYYNKDAFAAAGVTAPENHQIASNEELYDIVSKLDGAGYDGLAAGGAAGYQLGWLVDAQLQANAPEALEDYLVSWQPGVEPEVSYDDPQFTDSLAQIGEWNERGVFQEGMAGAAGDQAQAAFTAGDAAMFLGGSWIPSILGDVDFEYDWLLLPGAGDEPTLPSLFAGDTLAIPKTSQNIDLAKKFLAVYSSDDVQTYAAENVGSLPAVNTVAASDLPGLGPVVQSVVEFTNTVGFGLGWTSTLPGSLGGSFIDPQVQQLVSGQTTAEQIGQAEQSAFETWKSQND, from the coding sequence ATGCAGCAGTCCAACATCCAGCGGGGTGTGCGGCCCCGATTCGTCGCGGTCGGTGCGCTCATCGGCGCCTCTTCCCTGATTCTCGCCGGTTGCGCCGGCGGTGGTGGCGACGGAGAGGCGTCGGGGTCGACGCTCACCGTTCAGGTCCAGTCCGTCCAGCAACCCGCCTTCGAGTACGCTGCGGGAATCTTCGAGGAGGAGAACCCCGGGGTCACGGTCGAATTCCAGACCGTCACCGAGCAGCAGAAGGCCACGACCAACTCGCAGATCATGGCGTCGTCGAACGCACCCGACATCGGCCTCGTGCCGGTCAACGCGCAGCCCTACTTCGACCTCGTCAAGGCGGATGCTCTCGAGCCGCTCGACGATCTGTGGGCGGACGCCGACCTGGAGGCCCGCTACGGCGACGTCATCGCCAACTCCCTGAAGTGGGACGGCACCCCGTACCTCGCGCTGTTTGACACGACCTTCTACAACGTCGTGTATTACAACAAGGATGCTTTCGCGGCAGCGGGCGTGACTGCACCCGAGAACCACCAGATCGCGTCGAACGAAGAGCTCTACGACATCGTCTCCAAGCTCGACGGGGCCGGTTATGACGGACTCGCCGCCGGTGGAGCCGCCGGATATCAGCTCGGCTGGCTGGTTGACGCGCAGTTGCAGGCCAACGCTCCGGAGGCGCTCGAGGATTACCTCGTTTCGTGGCAGCCGGGCGTAGAGCCGGAGGTCTCGTACGACGACCCCCAGTTCACCGACTCGCTCGCCCAGATCGGCGAGTGGAACGAGCGGGGGGTGTTCCAGGAGGGTATGGCCGGAGCCGCCGGTGACCAGGCGCAGGCCGCGTTCACCGCCGGAGACGCGGCGATGTTCCTCGGGGGCTCCTGGATTCCCTCGATCCTTGGCGACGTCGATTTCGAGTACGACTGGCTGCTGCTGCCGGGTGCGGGCGACGAGCCCACGCTTCCCTCACTGTTCGCCGGCGACACGCTCGCCATACCGAAGACGTCGCAGAACATCGACCTCGCCAAGAAGTTCCTCGCGGTCTATTCCTCGGACGATGTCCAGACCTACGCCGCGGAGAACGTCGGCTCCCTCCCGGCCGTGAACACGGTGGCCGCCTCCGACCTTCCCGGCTTGGGTCCGGTGGTTCAGAGCGTGGTCGAATTCACCAACACGGTCGGCTTCGGCCTCGGATGGACGAGCACGCTGCCCGGTTCGCTGGGCGGCTCCTTCATCGACCCCCAGGTTCAGCAGCTCGTGAGCGGCCAGACCACTGCGGAGCAGATCGGTCAGGCGGAGCAGAGCGCGTTTGAGACCTGGAAATCGCAGAACGACTGA
- a CDS encoding carbohydrate ABC transporter permease encodes MLVPALIILALFFGLPIVDLIRTSFTRWPGIGEPTFIGTDNYITAFTSPEVREALLRSVLLGVGAALILSTIATVLAALISGGLRGKSIYRVIWFLPAIAPPSAVAVFWALSVQPRSGAVNAFLGALGLGDTHAWLADPSTALYVIIAVAVWAGVGFAFLVILGAMEEVPVSVYEAASIDGASRIRQFFFITLPLVRPVLSMIVLLEVIWAFNGFTLVWGMTQGGPGNATSILPVQVYKDAFLFSNFGLAAAVSVVGGILLLVVGLVGQWLGSRKGADE; translated from the coding sequence ATGCTCGTCCCGGCGCTGATTATCCTCGCGCTCTTCTTCGGCCTTCCGATCGTCGATCTCATCCGGACGTCCTTCACGCGGTGGCCGGGCATCGGCGAGCCCACCTTTATCGGCACTGACAACTACATCACCGCGTTCACGAGCCCCGAGGTGCGAGAGGCGCTCCTGCGCTCCGTTCTTCTGGGTGTCGGCGCGGCACTCATCCTTTCGACGATCGCGACTGTCCTGGCCGCGCTCATCTCGGGCGGTCTCCGGGGTAAGAGCATCTATCGGGTGATCTGGTTCCTTCCCGCGATCGCGCCGCCGTCCGCCGTCGCCGTGTTCTGGGCCTTGTCCGTGCAGCCGAGATCGGGAGCGGTCAACGCGTTCCTCGGCGCCCTCGGACTCGGTGACACCCATGCGTGGCTCGCCGATCCTTCGACGGCTCTTTACGTCATCATCGCCGTCGCCGTCTGGGCCGGCGTCGGGTTCGCGTTCCTGGTCATCCTCGGCGCGATGGAGGAGGTGCCCGTCTCCGTCTATGAGGCGGCGTCGATCGACGGGGCCTCGAGAATCCGACAGTTCTTCTTCATCACGCTCCCTCTCGTGCGACCGGTGCTCTCGATGATCGTCCTCCTCGAAGTCATCTGGGCCTTCAACGGCTTCACGCTCGTATGGGGAATGACGCAGGGCGGTCCGGGTAACGCGACCAGCATCCTGCCGGTGCAGGTCTATAAGGATGCCTTCTTGTTCTCGAACTTCGGTCTCGCCGCTGCCGTCAGCGTCGTGGGCGGAATTCTGCTTCTCGTCGTCGGCCTCGTCGGCCAATGGCTGGGCTCCCGGAAAGGGGCGGACGAATGA
- a CDS encoding carbohydrate ABC transporter permease, with amino-acid sequence MTRKKRVRAGTVVGHTGAILWSALALIPFALIVLLAFKSNTDIYTDPLGLIGVDWRPENFSEAWNGAPGGQGFAVYLLNSAVVTSIAIAGCLLVGALTAYFATLASTRVRLLIVRLFLVATTLPLIMLLIPYYTAFNALDLLGSPWALGVLYIALCLPTCVLILHSFYLGFPSELAEAASIDGLGRFQTFVRIVLPLSKGPIVAVGMINAFFVWGETQLAIVLLQSPSSRTIPVGLLDFKGQFASNTGAIFAGLTLATIPLIIVYLIFNRTITKGVALGGVFR; translated from the coding sequence ATGACCCGCAAGAAACGCGTGCGCGCCGGAACAGTCGTCGGCCACACCGGCGCGATCCTCTGGAGTGCCCTGGCGCTCATTCCCTTCGCGCTCATCGTCCTCTTGGCTTTCAAGTCGAACACCGATATCTACACCGATCCGCTCGGCCTCATCGGTGTCGATTGGCGTCCTGAGAATTTCTCCGAAGCGTGGAACGGGGCGCCGGGCGGCCAGGGTTTCGCGGTGTATCTGCTCAACTCGGCCGTCGTGACCTCGATCGCCATCGCGGGATGTCTGCTCGTGGGGGCACTTACCGCCTATTTCGCGACACTGGCTTCCACCCGTGTGCGGCTGCTGATCGTGCGGCTCTTCCTCGTCGCGACGACGTTGCCGTTGATCATGCTGCTCATCCCGTACTACACGGCCTTCAATGCTCTGGACCTGCTGGGCTCGCCGTGGGCGCTCGGCGTGCTCTACATCGCGCTGTGCCTTCCGACATGCGTGCTCATCCTGCATAGCTTCTACCTCGGATTCCCGTCCGAGCTCGCGGAGGCGGCCTCCATCGACGGACTCGGCCGGTTCCAGACCTTCGTGAGAATCGTCTTGCCACTCTCGAAGGGTCCGATCGTCGCGGTCGGGATGATCAACGCGTTCTTCGTGTGGGGAGAGACGCAGCTCGCGATCGTTCTTCTACAGTCGCCGTCCAGCCGCACCATTCCCGTGGGTCTGCTCGACTTTAAGGGGCAGTTCGCCAGCAACACCGGCGCCATCTTCGCGGGGTTGACGCTGGCGACGATCCCGCTCATCATCGTCTACCTGATCTTCAACCGGACGATCACGAAGGGCGTCGCCCTCGGCGGAGTCTTCCGTTAG
- a CDS encoding L-rhamnose mutarotase, whose product MAQTSTPSRICFTLQVRPEMLAEYIEKHSPVSSEMLAEIAAAGRRNYSLFVDDQGCLIGYYETDDDAAAQRYLAASPVAARWEAEMAPYFMALTGRPDQAARQLREVFHLETQSASSDQPPRR is encoded by the coding sequence GTGGCGCAGACGAGTACCCCCAGCCGGATCTGTTTCACCCTGCAGGTGCGGCCGGAGATGCTGGCCGAGTACATCGAGAAACACTCGCCGGTGAGCAGCGAGATGCTCGCGGAGATCGCCGCCGCGGGGCGTCGCAACTACTCGCTGTTCGTCGATGACCAGGGTTGTCTCATCGGCTACTACGAGACGGACGACGATGCTGCGGCGCAGAGGTATCTCGCAGCGTCCCCCGTCGCCGCTCGGTGGGAGGCGGAAATGGCGCCCTACTTCATGGCGCTCACCGGCCGGCCCGACCAGGCTGCTCGCCAGCTTCGCGAGGTGTTCCACCTCGAGACGCAGTCGGCGTCCTCGGATCAGCCGCCTCGGAGATGA
- a CDS encoding substrate-binding domain-containing protein yields the protein MTDQLQHPPLAAERRAHVLAALARDGAVRVSQLLADLGVAPVTLRRDLAQMEGEGLLQRVHGGAVATGGTPHLSDVVPASLPDVDAGAIAVLVPSLNYYWPGVVRGMEEEARRLGVRLLLRGASYELQDERPVLERLVATEDVRGIIAAPNTDTPHAQDVIQWLYDSGIPSVLVERDAVVYPEGRPVESVVSDHAFGAVLAARHLAELGHTKVGLVLSRNSPTSRRIATGWHAACEELGLMPGHGIEEVLPDRGSADFSSVVDHTLDAVLKARTTGLLVHSDPEAMAIVDLALNRGISVPGDLSVIAYDDEVAQLFSPALTAVSPPRATVGHAAVDLLAKRISSPDRPTHRVVISPTLMVRQSTAAPRNT from the coding sequence ATGACCGATCAGCTGCAGCATCCGCCCCTCGCCGCCGAGCGCAGAGCGCACGTTCTCGCGGCGCTCGCTCGCGACGGTGCCGTCCGGGTCTCGCAGTTGCTCGCCGACCTGGGTGTCGCGCCGGTTACCTTGCGCCGCGATCTCGCACAGATGGAGGGTGAGGGTCTGCTTCAGCGAGTGCACGGCGGCGCCGTGGCGACCGGCGGCACGCCCCACCTGTCCGACGTGGTCCCCGCATCCCTCCCGGATGTCGATGCGGGGGCGATCGCGGTGCTCGTGCCTTCCTTGAACTACTACTGGCCGGGAGTCGTGCGGGGCATGGAGGAGGAGGCGCGTCGCTTGGGGGTTCGGCTCCTCCTGCGAGGCGCCTCGTACGAGCTGCAGGACGAGCGGCCCGTGCTCGAGCGGTTGGTGGCGACGGAGGATGTGCGCGGCATCATCGCGGCCCCGAACACCGACACCCCTCACGCGCAAGATGTGATCCAGTGGCTGTACGACTCGGGAATCCCGAGCGTGCTCGTCGAGCGTGACGCAGTGGTCTACCCCGAGGGGCGGCCCGTGGAGTCCGTGGTGAGCGACCACGCCTTCGGTGCCGTGCTGGCGGCCCGTCATCTCGCAGAGCTCGGGCATACCAAGGTGGGTCTGGTTCTCTCACGCAATTCACCGACATCGCGCAGGATCGCCACGGGCTGGCACGCCGCCTGCGAGGAGCTGGGTCTCATGCCGGGCCACGGGATCGAGGAAGTGCTTCCCGATCGTGGGAGCGCCGATTTCTCGAGCGTCGTCGATCACACCCTCGACGCGGTTCTGAAGGCGAGGACGACGGGCCTGCTCGTGCATTCCGATCCGGAAGCGATGGCTATCGTCGATCTCGCTCTGAATCGGGGAATCTCGGTGCCGGGCGATCTGTCGGTCATCGCGTACGACGATGAGGTCGCCCAACTCTTCAGCCCTGCACTCACGGCCGTCAGCCCCCCGCGCGCGACCGTGGGCCATGCGGCCGTCGACCTCCTGGCCAAACGGATCAGTTCGCCCGACCGCCCCACACATCGTGTTGTGATCAGCCCTACACTGATGGTCCGCCAGAGCACCGCCGCGCCAAGGAACACGTGA
- a CDS encoding heparinase II/III domain-containing protein, translating to MRAIIGRAEAERDTSWPQPLASDAARVHRDGDREVWERPAFERQRRLTRAVVAAAHTLDDAWIDAVADGVQLLCEQSSWCWPAHDDTRERHGAVLATISAPFLDLGAGEVAAQLAWIDHLLADALDARYPGLRARIRDEVRERVIDPFLERRDWHWIGLDGDVHNWNPWIHGNVLTAALRLLDDPRDSRLRVETIALALDGIDRYVAALPDDGAIDEGFGYWWNGACRALEALDLLAVATGDALDPTRHIAALRETIAFPHRSHLGGPWYVNFADGQARPSTDQPWHALHRAALRVGDDAAAAHAASHRNEGAAVASEAEGLGRVLRGMTDPAWVGAAGTTPLPRDVVLPSTQMLLARQDAGRTEGLTLVVKGGHNGENHNHNDVGSFIVAADGVPVIVDAGRPTYTKQTFGPDRYDIWTMQSTWHNVPEIRGAAQPPGRRWAASDVVVDVSDHASAQDLELAGAYDVDALHGWRRRARLDRRAQRVEIIDEWQLEPSVGSPASTSLHLLIAGTVSLHPGGARVVPVASAPPVVVRWPREIIARSEVRSLTDPFLSDVWGRTLTRVILPVDDRARAVITVEMDDRLVAGSTEKGAVR from the coding sequence GTGCGAGCCATCATCGGGCGCGCGGAGGCGGAGCGTGACACCTCCTGGCCCCAACCCCTCGCGAGCGACGCCGCCCGTGTGCACCGCGACGGCGACCGCGAGGTATGGGAGCGCCCGGCATTCGAACGACAGCGCCGGCTCACGCGAGCCGTGGTGGCCGCGGCGCACACTCTCGACGACGCGTGGATCGACGCGGTGGCCGACGGCGTCCAGCTGCTCTGCGAGCAGTCGTCGTGGTGCTGGCCGGCTCATGACGACACCCGCGAGCGCCACGGCGCCGTCTTGGCGACGATCTCCGCGCCGTTCCTCGACCTCGGCGCTGGCGAAGTCGCCGCACAACTCGCCTGGATCGACCATCTCCTCGCGGACGCGCTCGATGCCCGCTACCCGGGGCTCCGCGCCCGGATCCGCGACGAGGTACGCGAGCGCGTCATCGACCCTTTCCTTGAGCGGCGCGATTGGCACTGGATCGGTCTCGACGGTGACGTGCACAACTGGAATCCCTGGATCCATGGAAACGTCCTCACCGCTGCACTACGACTGCTCGACGACCCCCGCGACTCACGACTGCGCGTCGAGACGATCGCCCTCGCCCTCGACGGCATCGACCGCTATGTCGCGGCGCTCCCGGACGACGGGGCGATCGACGAGGGTTTCGGCTACTGGTGGAACGGCGCATGCCGGGCCCTCGAGGCTCTCGATCTGCTGGCCGTCGCCACCGGAGATGCGCTCGACCCGACGCGTCACATCGCCGCGTTGCGCGAGACGATCGCCTTCCCCCACCGCAGCCATTTGGGGGGGCCGTGGTACGTCAACTTCGCCGACGGTCAGGCCCGACCCTCGACCGATCAGCCCTGGCACGCGCTTCATCGCGCGGCGCTCCGCGTCGGCGACGACGCCGCAGCTGCGCACGCCGCCTCGCATCGGAACGAGGGCGCGGCTGTGGCCTCCGAAGCAGAGGGTCTCGGTCGAGTCCTGCGAGGGATGACGGATCCGGCGTGGGTGGGCGCCGCGGGGACGACTCCGCTCCCCCGCGACGTCGTCCTGCCCTCTACGCAGATGCTGCTCGCGCGGCAAGACGCGGGCCGGACGGAGGGCCTGACCCTCGTTGTGAAAGGCGGCCACAACGGCGAGAACCACAATCACAACGACGTCGGCTCGTTCATCGTCGCCGCCGACGGAGTCCCCGTCATCGTGGATGCCGGGCGCCCGACGTACACCAAGCAGACCTTCGGCCCCGACCGTTACGACATCTGGACGATGCAGAGCACCTGGCATAACGTGCCCGAGATTCGAGGCGCTGCCCAGCCGCCGGGGAGGCGTTGGGCAGCGAGTGACGTCGTCGTCGACGTCAGCGACCACGCGTCCGCGCAGGACCTGGAGCTCGCGGGCGCCTACGACGTGGATGCGCTCCACGGGTGGCGCCGACGGGCACGATTGGATCGACGCGCGCAGCGGGTGGAGATCATCGACGAGTGGCAGCTCGAGCCCTCCGTGGGTTCGCCCGCTTCGACGTCTCTGCACCTGCTCATCGCGGGAACCGTGTCGCTGCACCCGGGCGGTGCGCGGGTCGTCCCCGTGGCTTCGGCGCCGCCGGTGGTGGTGCGCTGGCCGAGGGAGATCATCGCGCGCTCAGAGGTCCGCTCGCTGACCGACCCGTTCCTCTCCGATGTGTGGGGGCGTACGCTCACTCGCGTCATCCTCCCTGTCGACGATCGAGCTCGAGCCGTAATCACGGTAGAAATGGACGACCGCCTCGTGGCGGGCTCGACAGAGAAGGGGGCAGTGCGATGA
- a CDS encoding DUF2264 domain-containing protein, translating to MVTVDWSREQWVALADRMLGAVEPWASPRFSRITLPGEAGGYGTDVDGLEGFARTFLLAGFRIAGARGQGVDRLIANYASGIRAGVDPADPDRWVRLDEHPQAKVEAASIALILDMTRPWIWDQLDELTRSRVIEYLAPVVGDETYPQTNWVWFRLVVQTFLRSVGGPWSATDIAADLARHDSFARGGGWSSDGDERAFDHYVGWALHVYPVLWARMQGASDLADGRTASDVAALDRYLLDAVALVGADGAPLFQGRSLVYRFAAAAPFWAGVLAGVSSTDAGTLRRAASAVVEYFGAHGVPDADGLLTLGWHGAWPVLAQSYSGPASPYWAAKGLLGIALPADHPVWKAAGQPLPIERGDDMRVIDAAGWVVSGTHADGVVRVVNHGTDHALADAVTADSPLYARMGYSTATTPLLDPRAWREPVEQSVVLVDEQGRSTHRTAMRILDARIDVESSGDRIGVAGSVTRAHWMHFDDGQVGHGSGLVGEPTFAADIITWSIVRGEWEVRCVYVSNPSSGICTDYLKVRLGGWALAADAADIITGGGAAAVSAGPLHSVIQALGRPADTAVIEHPDASPLGARSFVPTVASALAVGEWTLTALALRGTTGPVPDAQLIDERPSVSVTWPDGARTVTDLSHPHDRECVTEASPVTGNPPSGSGAIAKEQHT from the coding sequence GTGGTCACCGTCGACTGGAGCAGGGAGCAGTGGGTGGCGCTCGCCGACCGAATGCTTGGTGCCGTCGAACCATGGGCCTCTCCCCGCTTCTCCCGCATCACCCTCCCCGGCGAGGCGGGCGGATACGGAACGGATGTCGACGGCCTCGAAGGATTCGCCCGGACCTTCCTTCTCGCGGGCTTCCGCATCGCAGGGGCGCGAGGGCAGGGCGTCGATCGGCTCATCGCGAACTACGCCAGCGGTATCCGCGCCGGTGTCGACCCCGCAGACCCCGACCGATGGGTGCGGTTGGACGAGCATCCGCAGGCGAAGGTGGAAGCAGCATCCATCGCCCTCATCCTCGATATGACGCGCCCGTGGATCTGGGACCAGCTCGACGAGCTGACCCGATCGCGCGTCATCGAGTACCTCGCACCCGTCGTCGGGGACGAGACGTACCCGCAGACCAATTGGGTGTGGTTCCGCCTCGTGGTGCAGACCTTTCTCCGCTCGGTCGGCGGGCCCTGGTCGGCGACGGATATCGCCGCCGACCTCGCCCGCCACGACTCGTTCGCTCGCGGGGGCGGGTGGTCGTCCGACGGGGATGAGCGGGCGTTCGACCACTACGTCGGATGGGCGCTTCACGTGTACCCCGTGCTCTGGGCACGGATGCAGGGAGCATCTGACCTCGCAGACGGGCGCACGGCGTCGGACGTCGCCGCGCTCGATCGTTATCTCCTCGATGCGGTCGCCCTCGTCGGCGCGGACGGTGCCCCGCTGTTCCAAGGTCGGAGCCTCGTCTACCGCTTCGCCGCCGCCGCCCCCTTCTGGGCAGGAGTGCTCGCCGGAGTCTCCTCCACCGATGCGGGCACCCTTCGCCGCGCGGCTTCCGCCGTCGTCGAGTATTTCGGCGCTCACGGGGTGCCGGATGCCGACGGACTGCTCACTCTCGGATGGCACGGCGCCTGGCCCGTCCTCGCACAGTCGTACTCCGGTCCGGCCTCCCCCTACTGGGCGGCGAAAGGGCTGCTGGGCATCGCCTTGCCGGCCGACCACCCCGTCTGGAAGGCGGCCGGTCAGCCTCTCCCCATCGAGAGGGGTGACGACATGCGCGTGATCGACGCGGCGGGGTGGGTCGTCTCGGGGACGCACGCTGACGGGGTGGTGCGCGTCGTCAACCACGGGACCGATCACGCGTTGGCCGACGCCGTCACCGCCGACTCGCCGCTGTATGCGCGCATGGGGTACTCGACCGCCACCACTCCCCTCCTCGATCCGCGAGCGTGGCGAGAGCCCGTGGAACAGTCCGTCGTGCTCGTCGACGAACAGGGGCGCAGCACCCATCGCACCGCGATGCGAATACTGGATGCGCGGATCGACGTCGAATCTTCGGGCGATCGGATCGGTGTCGCGGGGTCTGTCACGCGCGCGCACTGGATGCATTTCGACGACGGTCAGGTCGGTCACGGATCGGGCCTGGTCGGGGAGCCGACCTTCGCGGCCGACATCATCACCTGGTCCATCGTCCGCGGCGAGTGGGAGGTGCGCTGCGTCTACGTCAGCAACCCCTCGTCGGGCATCTGTACCGACTACTTGAAGGTTCGCCTCGGCGGATGGGCTCTTGCCGCAGACGCTGCCGACATCATCACCGGCGGCGGAGCCGCAGCTGTTTCCGCCGGCCCGCTCCACAGCGTCATCCAGGCACTCGGACGCCCCGCTGACACCGCAGTCATCGAACACCCCGACGCGAGTCCCCTCGGCGCGCGCTCGTTCGTCCCCACCGTGGCGAGCGCGCTCGCCGTGGGGGAGTGGACCCTCACCGCTCTGGCTCTGCGCGGGACGACCGGACCGGTGCCCGACGCGCAGCTCATCGACGAGCGTCCGTCGGTGAGTGTCACGTGGCCGGATGGAGCCCGCACCGTGACCGATCTTTCCCACCCCCATGACCGCGAGTGCGTCACCGAAGCATCGCCGGTCACCGGAAACCCACCGTCGGGTTCCGGCGCCATCGCAAAGGAGCAGCACACATGA
- a CDS encoding ABC transporter substrate-binding protein translates to MKYKIAAAGALAVSAALTLTACGGGTTEASGPVTLTLSGWSLTTTPEFQVLADGFHEKYPDVTVELKEYDPAEYNTLVTADLAAGAGPDIITQKEVRYVTTFQEGGQLLDVSDVTLPDGISGTGSYEIDGATYAVPYRQDSWVLYYNKDLFDAAGITYPDGSWTWDDYAAAEEDLAAALADTGSPAYGAYQHRWQSTVQGFANAQSPDADILSGEFDYLEPYYDRSIALQDDKAQVDYNTSAANQLGYGSEFGTQKAAMMLMGTWYVGSLAAQQASGDAQDFAWGVAPAPQYDSSTAGIDNTPVTFGDPTGFGINAGIDGSKTQAAKDFLTYAASADAAKRLAEIAISPALLDDDIAESYFASPGVPTDELSRFAISTHETKPENPTSNKTAAVQSILGDLHTGVMSGSQSVGDAIATAQDRVASEVGSN, encoded by the coding sequence ATGAAGTACAAGATCGCAGCCGCCGGAGCGCTCGCTGTCTCAGCAGCCCTCACCCTGACCGCGTGCGGGGGAGGGACGACGGAGGCTTCCGGCCCGGTGACGCTCACGCTGTCAGGCTGGAGTCTGACGACGACGCCGGAATTCCAGGTGCTCGCCGACGGCTTCCACGAGAAGTACCCCGACGTCACCGTCGAACTCAAGGAGTACGACCCCGCCGAGTACAACACGCTGGTCACGGCCGACCTCGCCGCAGGGGCAGGCCCCGACATCATCACGCAGAAGGAGGTCAGGTACGTCACGACCTTCCAGGAGGGCGGACAGCTCCTCGACGTCTCCGATGTGACCTTGCCCGACGGCATCAGCGGCACGGGTTCTTACGAGATCGACGGTGCGACCTATGCCGTGCCCTACCGCCAGGACTCGTGGGTGCTCTACTACAACAAAGACCTCTTCGACGCCGCGGGCATCACCTACCCCGACGGCTCGTGGACGTGGGACGACTACGCCGCGGCCGAGGAGGATCTCGCCGCCGCCCTGGCGGACACGGGCAGCCCGGCGTACGGCGCGTACCAGCACCGCTGGCAGTCGACGGTGCAGGGCTTCGCGAACGCGCAGTCGCCCGACGCCGACATTCTCAGCGGCGAGTTCGACTACCTCGAGCCCTACTACGACCGCTCGATCGCGCTGCAGGACGACAAGGCCCAGGTCGACTACAACACGAGTGCTGCGAATCAGCTCGGCTACGGGTCGGAATTCGGCACACAGAAGGCGGCCATGATGCTGATGGGCACGTGGTACGTAGGATCGCTCGCCGCACAGCAGGCCTCAGGAGACGCGCAGGACTTCGCGTGGGGTGTTGCGCCCGCCCCGCAGTACGACTCCTCCACCGCAGGCATCGACAACACGCCGGTCACGTTCGGCGACCCGACCGGGTTCGGCATCAATGCGGGCATCGACGGCTCGAAGACGCAGGCGGCGAAGGACTTCCTCACCTACGCGGCGAGTGCCGATGCCGCGAAGCGCCTCGCCGAGATCGCCATCTCGCCGGCGCTCCTGGATGACGACATCGCCGAGAGCTACTTCGCCTCGCCCGGTGTGCCGACCGACGAGCTCTCGCGCTTCGCGATCTCCACGCACGAGACGAAGCCCGAGAACCCCACGTCGAATAAGACGGCCGCCGTCCAGAGCATCCTGGGCGACCTGCACACCGGCGTGATGTCCGGATCGCAGTCGGTCGGCGACGCGATCGCCACCGCGCAGGACCGCGTGGCCAGCGAGGTCGGTTCGAACTGA
- a CDS encoding carbohydrate ABC transporter permease, translated as MTTTVPEVGTTAPPPVRKRRSALRRRNALIGWSFILPNFVGFGFLTLLPVLILFYMAFTNWNVFGKADWIGFANFSRLLSDGSFHIAFWNTIYYSALHIPLTIVASLGLALLLNNKLRGVAFFRTAAFFPYITSIVAIAVVWNLLFSPEYGPINEALRAVGFANPPGWLTSSEWAMPAVVIVSTWRDMGYYMILFLAGLQTVPRELHEAARVDGANVIQRFFSVTLPCLRPTMFFVTVILTINSFKIFDLILVMTDGGPGQSTSVLSQFIYRKGFEESQFGYASAAAVALFFLCIIVTILQFLWNKKRSV; from the coding sequence ATGACCACCACCGTCCCGGAGGTCGGTACGACCGCGCCGCCTCCCGTGCGCAAGCGCCGTTCGGCGTTGCGGCGCCGCAACGCGCTCATCGGGTGGAGCTTCATCCTGCCCAACTTCGTCGGCTTCGGGTTCCTGACCCTCTTGCCGGTGCTCATCCTCTTCTACATGGCGTTCACGAACTGGAACGTCTTCGGCAAGGCCGACTGGATCGGCTTCGCCAACTTCAGTCGTCTGCTGAGCGACGGCAGCTTCCACATCGCCTTCTGGAACACGATCTACTACTCGGCTCTGCACATCCCGCTGACGATCGTGGCCTCACTCGGTCTGGCACTGCTGCTCAACAACAAGCTGCGCGGGGTGGCCTTCTTCCGCACCGCCGCCTTCTTCCCGTACATCACCTCGATCGTCGCGATCGCGGTGGTGTGGAACCTGCTCTTCAGCCCCGAGTACGGGCCGATCAACGAGGCATTGCGCGCCGTGGGATTCGCGAACCCGCCGGGGTGGCTCACGTCGTCCGAGTGGGCGATGCCCGCCGTGGTGATCGTCAGCACCTGGCGCGACATGGGGTACTACATGATCCTGTTCCTCGCGGGGTTGCAGACGGTCCCGCGGGAGCTGCACGAGGCAGCGAGGGTCGACGGGGCGAACGTCATCCAGCGCTTCTTCAGCGTCACGTTGCCGTGCCTTCGCCCGACGATGTTCTTCGTCACGGTGATCCTCACCATCAACTCGTTCAAGATCTTCGACCTGATCCTCGTGATGACCGACGGCGGGCCGGGACAGTCGACGTCGGTGCTGTCGCAGTTCATCTACCGCAAGGGCTTCGAAGAGTCGCAGTTCGGTTATGCGTCGGCCGCGGCCGTCGCCCTGTTCTTCCTCTGCATCATCGTCACGATCCTGCAGTTCCTCTGGAACAAGAAGCGGAGTGTGTGA